The Corynebacterium simulans genome contains a region encoding:
- a CDS encoding MarR family winged helix-turn-helix transcriptional regulator, producing MTEKDKKWLDEEELASFVSLMGVTIRLTNILDAQLRDDAGLSFFEYTVLSRLSESENREMRMRDLAYTANGSLSRLSQVVTRLEKQGWVTRRPDPNDGRTTLAQLTDAGWDKVVATAPGHAAQARRSVMDNLTRTQVRQLNQINDRILAAIESDERYGGRY from the coding sequence ATGACCGAGAAGGATAAGAAGTGGCTCGATGAGGAGGAACTCGCTTCCTTTGTATCCCTCATGGGAGTCACCATCCGCTTAACCAACATTCTGGATGCCCAGCTGCGTGACGACGCCGGCTTGAGCTTCTTCGAGTACACCGTTCTGTCTCGTCTTTCTGAGTCGGAGAACCGTGAGATGCGCATGCGCGACCTTGCGTACACGGCGAACGGCTCGCTCTCACGGCTTAGCCAGGTGGTCACGCGCTTGGAGAAGCAAGGTTGGGTTACGCGCCGTCCAGATCCGAATGATGGCCGCACCACGCTGGCGCAGCTTACCGACGCCGGCTGGGACAAGGTTGTCGCCACCGCGCCTGGGCACGCCGCCCAGGCGCGTCGTTCCGTGATGGACAACCTCACTCGCACGCAGGTGCGCCAGCTCAACCAGATCAACGATCGCATCCTCGCGGCCATCGAGAGCGATGAACGCTACGGCGGGCGTTACTAG
- the gyrB gene encoding DNA topoisomerase (ATP-hydrolyzing) subunit B, which yields MAEEHAYGASSITILEGLEAVRKRPGMYIGSTGVRGLHHLIWEVVDNSVDEAMAGYASKVVVKLLADGGVEVIDDGRGIPVEMHASGAPTVQVVMTQLHAGGKFDSDSYAVSGGLHGVGISVVNALSTRVEAEIKRNGKHWYQNFSNAIPDELVEGGNARGTGTTIRFWADPEIFETTDYDYQTIARRLQEMAFLNKGLTIELIDERVTEEQLELEAIADAESGETALDAESFDDVDVDSEVDGPSEDKPAKKLQKKVVYHYPDGLIDYVKHLNKTKTAIHPTIVAFDVKGEDHEVEVALQWNQGYKESVHTFANTINTHEGGTHEEGFRAALTSLMNRYAKEHKLVKEKDGNLSGDDCREGLSAVISVKVSDPQFEGQTKTKLGNSEIKGFVQRAVNEHVNDWFDANPAEAKAIINKAVSSAHARVAARKAREMVRRKSATDLGGLPGKLADCRSKDPKISELYIVEGDSAGGSAKAGRDSMFQAILPLRGKILNVEKARMDKVLKNAEVQAIITALGTGIHEEFDISKLRYNKIVLMADADVDGQHIATLLLTLLFRFMPQLVEDGHVYLANPPLYKLKWAKGQPGYAFSDAERDKLLAEGLEANRKINKDDGIQRYKGLGEMNASELWETTLDPTTRILRRVDLEDAQRADELFSILMGDDVSARRSFITRRAKDVRFLDV from the coding sequence GTGGCTGAAGAACACGCATATGGTGCTAGTTCCATTACCATCCTGGAGGGCCTCGAAGCCGTCCGTAAGCGTCCGGGTATGTACATCGGTTCCACCGGCGTACGCGGTCTCCATCACCTGATTTGGGAGGTCGTGGATAACTCGGTCGATGAGGCCATGGCTGGTTATGCCTCCAAGGTCGTCGTCAAGCTGCTCGCCGATGGCGGCGTTGAGGTCATCGATGATGGCCGCGGCATCCCTGTGGAGATGCACGCCTCCGGCGCACCAACCGTCCAGGTTGTCATGACCCAGCTGCACGCTGGCGGTAAGTTCGACTCCGATTCCTACGCAGTCTCCGGTGGTCTGCACGGCGTCGGCATCTCCGTTGTGAATGCTTTGTCTACTCGCGTTGAGGCAGAGATCAAGCGCAACGGCAAGCACTGGTATCAGAACTTCTCTAACGCCATCCCAGATGAGTTGGTGGAAGGCGGCAATGCGCGCGGTACCGGTACTACGATCCGTTTCTGGGCCGATCCAGAGATCTTCGAGACCACGGATTATGACTACCAGACCATCGCACGCCGCTTGCAGGAGATGGCCTTCCTGAACAAGGGCCTGACCATCGAGCTTATCGACGAGCGCGTTACCGAGGAGCAGCTCGAGCTCGAGGCAATTGCCGACGCCGAATCCGGCGAGACCGCCCTGGACGCTGAGTCCTTTGACGACGTCGACGTCGATTCCGAAGTAGACGGCCCGAGCGAGGACAAGCCGGCAAAGAAACTGCAGAAGAAGGTTGTCTACCACTACCCAGACGGCCTGATTGACTACGTCAAGCACCTCAACAAGACCAAGACCGCCATCCACCCCACCATCGTCGCTTTCGACGTCAAGGGCGAGGATCACGAAGTCGAGGTCGCTCTGCAGTGGAACCAGGGCTATAAGGAGTCCGTCCACACCTTCGCCAACACCATCAACACCCATGAGGGTGGTACCCACGAAGAGGGCTTCCGTGCAGCGCTGACCTCCTTGATGAACCGCTACGCCAAGGAGCACAAGCTGGTCAAGGAGAAGGACGGCAACCTCTCCGGCGATGACTGCCGTGAGGGTCTTTCTGCCGTCATTTCCGTCAAGGTCAGTGACCCACAGTTCGAGGGCCAGACCAAGACCAAGCTCGGCAACTCTGAGATTAAGGGCTTCGTCCAGCGCGCCGTCAACGAGCACGTCAACGACTGGTTCGATGCCAACCCGGCAGAGGCAAAAGCGATTATCAACAAGGCCGTTTCCTCCGCGCACGCACGCGTCGCAGCGCGTAAGGCCCGCGAGATGGTGCGCCGTAAGTCCGCCACCGACTTGGGCGGCCTGCCCGGCAAGCTTGCCGATTGCCGTTCTAAAGATCCGAAGATCTCCGAGCTTTACATCGTGGAGGGTGACTCCGCAGGCGGCTCCGCAAAGGCCGGCCGTGACTCCATGTTCCAGGCAATCCTGCCGCTGCGCGGCAAGATCCTGAACGTGGAGAAGGCACGCATGGATAAGGTTCTAAAAAACGCCGAGGTCCAGGCGATCATCACCGCTTTGGGCACCGGTATCCACGAAGAATTCGACATCTCCAAGCTGCGCTACAACAAGATCGTGCTGATGGCCGACGCTGACGTTGACGGCCAGCACATCGCGACGTTGCTGTTGACCCTGCTCTTCCGCTTCATGCCGCAGCTGGTTGAGGATGGCCACGTCTACCTGGCTAATCCGCCGCTGTACAAGCTCAAGTGGGCAAAGGGCCAGCCGGGCTATGCCTTCTCCGACGCCGAGCGCGACAAGCTGCTGGCAGAAGGCCTCGAAGCTAATCGCAAGATCAACAAGGACGATGGCATCCAGCGCTACAAGGGCCTGGGTGAGATGAACGCATCCGAGCTGTGGGAGACCACACTCGACCCAACCACCCGTATCCTGCGCCGCGTGGATCTGGAAGACGCACAGCGCGCCGACGAGCTCTTCTCCATCCTGATGGGTGACGATGTCTCGGCTCGCCGCTCCTTCATTACCCGCCGCGCGAAGGACGTTCGCTTCCTGGACGTGTAA
- a CDS encoding nitroreductase has protein sequence MTSSNNYSEFIRSRHSARAYLPEPVPAEVIKQVLIDAQSAPSNSNTQPWDVHVVSGEKLRELSDALISEFNENGINPDFTLDYGEGVHPSRSIELAKKMYGILGIAREDKEGRTEFVRENLRFFGAPHAALLYIPPMGDRIRAAFDQGTYAENFLLSLRAHGYYGTPLGMISLMAPTTREFLGIDEEQKMVVAIAFGKADEDSPVFNVEPGRADLSETVTLHGIDLDI, from the coding sequence ATGACTTCAAGCAATAACTATTCTGAATTCATCCGCAGCCGCCACTCCGCCCGCGCCTACCTGCCAGAACCAGTTCCGGCAGAGGTTATTAAGCAGGTGCTTATCGACGCCCAGTCTGCACCGTCTAATTCCAATACGCAGCCATGGGACGTGCACGTGGTTAGCGGTGAGAAGCTCCGCGAGCTTTCTGATGCGCTCATCTCCGAGTTCAATGAAAACGGCATCAACCCGGATTTCACCTTGGACTACGGCGAGGGCGTGCACCCTTCCCGTTCCATTGAGCTGGCAAAGAAAATGTACGGCATCCTAGGAATCGCCCGTGAGGATAAGGAGGGCCGCACCGAGTTCGTGCGCGAAAACCTCCGCTTCTTTGGCGCCCCGCACGCAGCACTTCTTTATATCCCACCAATGGGCGATCGCATTCGTGCTGCCTTCGATCAGGGCACTTATGCAGAAAACTTCTTGCTTTCCCTGCGTGCCCACGGTTATTACGGAACCCCTTTGGGCATGATTTCGCTCATGGCGCCGACCACCCGCGAGTTCCTCGGCATTGATGAGGAGCAGAAGATGGTCGTCGCCATCGCCTTCGGTAAGGCGGACGAAGACAGCCCCGTGTTCAACGTAGAGCCGGGCCGCGCCGATCTTTCTGAGACGGTCACCCTGCACGGCATCGATTTGGACATCTAA
- a CDS encoding ABC transporter ATP-binding protein, with the protein MSKPAADALAPASARESWQFLRTLPSAPSKAKLALVFGIFTLTILMMNLGSQVLGRLVDIIQGGEVPVIGSGRKAMIAALWIIAACLLVEVSGRALGGYLINARTRRLAVDLRTAALDSVLRAPVPRVMELGTGNVITRLSKDIDTVVTAVAMMGERLAVTIFILPLTFLTMAFIHPAYLLLCMLAAAVMYPFIKGTIRDIPAVANAVSTVEARRNNVLLDTIRALETLRIFRLDGWATRRMENYSWNTVQAWGDKVPLINRIIGQGSIAFGVLLLGSLSMSVPMVAWGWLTQGQATAAVLLVMRLEMHVFNILFFAGEIQHSATSLGRAVALALLGADVPTKEVAPLGQAPAVHIDAVSYSYPGGAKVLDGISLTLTAGTTTALVGTSGAGKSTLAALVAGLQYPTAGSIRLDNVDTATVPNTWVTEHVALITQEVHLFSGTLREDLLLARPTASDAELWAALHEVGLKEGSRWLPDGLDTRIGAGNEEMGAEAAQQISLARMVLRQPPVLIMDEATSEAGSEHAAVLEEAARAVTRGHTCLVVAHRLDQAREADRIIVMEQGEIVEDGDHASLMALGGRYAKAYAQWEHGH; encoded by the coding sequence ATGAGTAAACCCGCAGCAGATGCCCTAGCTCCTGCCTCCGCCCGTGAGTCCTGGCAGTTCCTTCGCACGCTGCCTTCCGCACCGTCGAAGGCGAAGCTGGCGCTGGTATTCGGCATCTTCACTCTGACCATCCTGATGATGAACCTGGGCTCGCAGGTACTCGGCCGCCTCGTGGATATCATCCAGGGTGGCGAAGTCCCTGTGATTGGCTCTGGGCGCAAGGCGATGATTGCTGCACTATGGATCATCGCAGCCTGCCTCCTCGTTGAGGTCAGCGGCCGGGCGCTCGGCGGCTATCTCATCAACGCCCGCACGCGCCGACTGGCTGTGGATCTGCGTACCGCAGCTCTCGACTCGGTGCTGCGCGCTCCCGTGCCGCGCGTGATGGAGCTGGGAACCGGCAACGTGATCACGCGCTTGTCTAAGGACATCGACACCGTGGTCACGGCAGTGGCCATGATGGGTGAGCGCCTTGCCGTCACCATCTTCATTCTGCCGCTTACTTTCCTAACCATGGCTTTCATCCACCCGGCTTACCTTTTGCTGTGCATGCTCGCAGCCGCCGTGATGTATCCGTTTATCAAGGGAACGATTCGCGATATCCCCGCCGTGGCCAATGCCGTCTCCACCGTAGAGGCCCGCCGCAACAACGTCTTGCTCGATACCATTCGCGCATTGGAGACCCTCCGGATTTTCCGCCTCGACGGCTGGGCCACGCGCCGCATGGAGAACTATTCTTGGAATACCGTGCAGGCCTGGGGCGATAAGGTGCCGCTTATCAACCGCATCATCGGCCAAGGCAGCATTGCTTTCGGTGTGCTGCTCCTCGGTTCACTCTCCATGTCAGTGCCCATGGTGGCCTGGGGTTGGCTCACACAAGGCCAGGCCACGGCCGCGGTCTTGCTGGTCATGCGCCTAGAGATGCACGTTTTCAACATCTTGTTCTTCGCTGGGGAAATTCAGCATTCGGCAACTTCCTTGGGCCGCGCTGTAGCGCTGGCTCTGCTGGGCGCTGACGTGCCAACCAAGGAAGTAGCGCCGCTTGGGCAAGCCCCCGCGGTGCATATCGACGCCGTGAGCTACTCCTACCCCGGCGGCGCCAAGGTCTTAGACGGCATTAGCCTCACACTGACGGCCGGCACCACGACCGCGCTGGTGGGCACCTCAGGTGCAGGCAAATCCACCTTGGCCGCACTGGTGGCCGGGCTGCAATACCCCACTGCGGGCAGCATCCGCCTTGACAACGTCGACACCGCAACAGTGCCCAATACCTGGGTGACCGAGCACGTCGCGCTGATTACGCAGGAAGTCCACCTCTTCTCCGGCACGCTGCGCGAGGATCTTCTGCTCGCGCGACCTACTGCCAGCGACGCAGAGCTATGGGCAGCCCTACACGAGGTCGGCTTGAAGGAAGGTTCACGCTGGCTTCCCGACGGTCTCGATACCCGCATCGGCGCCGGCAACGAAGAGATGGGCGCCGAAGCCGCCCAGCAGATCTCGCTGGCGCGCATGGTGCTGCGCCAGCCGCCGGTGCTCATCATGGATGAGGCCACCTCAGAGGCCGGCTCTGAACACGCCGCCGTGCTTGAGGAAGCCGCCCGGGCCGTCACCCGCGGGCACACCTGCCTAGTGGTGGCGCACCGCTTGGACCAGGCTCGTGAGGCGGACCGCATCATCGTGATGGAGCAAGGAGAAATCGTCGAAGACGGCGACCACGCCTCCCTCATGGCGCTCGGCGGCCGCTATGCCAAGGCTTATGCGCAATGGGAGCACGGCCACTAG
- a CDS encoding DNA-3-methyladenine glycosylase — MIDFSAPADVVAPQLLGATLTFNGVSIRLTEVEAYLGAKDPAAHTYNGPTPRNATMFGPPGRLYVYASYGIHRNGNIVCAPEGTGQGCLLRGGEVTEGTELAFRRRGTTDFHNLARGPGNLGKALGFTLEDNGTPIQLTEREQEPEWVCGPRIGISKNKQAPLRFWIPFDKTVSARRGLPPS; from the coding sequence ATGATTGATTTCTCGGCCCCCGCAGATGTCGTTGCGCCCCAACTCTTGGGGGCAACTCTCACCTTCAACGGCGTCAGCATCCGCCTGACGGAAGTCGAGGCCTACCTCGGCGCCAAAGACCCCGCCGCGCACACGTACAACGGCCCAACCCCGCGCAACGCCACGATGTTCGGCCCGCCCGGGCGCCTTTACGTCTATGCCTCCTATGGCATCCACCGCAACGGCAACATCGTGTGCGCCCCGGAGGGCACGGGCCAAGGATGTCTGCTACGCGGAGGCGAGGTCACCGAAGGTACCGAGCTCGCTTTCCGACGCCGCGGCACCACCGACTTCCATAACCTCGCCCGTGGGCCGGGAAACCTCGGAAAAGCACTGGGATTCACGCTGGAAGATAACGGCACGCCAATTCAACTCACCGAGCGTGAGCAAGAGCCGGAGTGGGTCTGCGGGCCGCGAATTGGCATCAGCAAGAATAAACAAGCGCCATTGCGCTTTTGGATTCCTTTCGACAAGACCGTCTCGGCGCGCAGAGGCCTGCCGCCGAGCTAA
- the gyrA gene encoding DNA gyrase subunit A, protein MSDQNDDLFDRIQPIDINEEMESSYIDYAMSVIVGRALPEVRDGLKPVHRRILYAMFDSGYRPERGYVKSARPVSDTMGQFHPHGDSAIYDTLVRLAQSWNMRYPLVDGQGNFGSRGNDGPAAMRYTECRMTPLAMEMVRDIRENTVDFSPNYDGKTQEPDILPSRVPNLLMNGSGGIAVGMATNIPPHNLNELAEAIFWLLDNPEASDEEALAACMERVKGPDFPTAGLIVGDQGIKDAYTTGRGSIRMRGVTSIEESGSRQTIVITELPYQVNPDNMISNIAESVANGKIAGISKIEDESSDRVGMRIVVTLKRDAVARVVLNNLYKHSQLQTSFGANMLSIVDGVPRTLRLDQMLRYYVAHQIEVIVRRTQYRLDEAEKRAHILRGLVKALDMLDEVIALIRRSPTVDEAREGLKELLDVDDVQADAILAMQLRKLAALERQKIIDELAEIEEIIADLKDILAREERQRQIVHDELAEIVEKYGDERRTQIVAASGDVTDEDLIARENVVVTITSTGYAKRTKVDAYKAQKRGGKGVRGAELKQDDIVKNFFVCSTHDWILFFTNFGRVYRLKAYELPEAGRTARGQHVANLLEFQPEEKIAQVIQIQSYEDAPYLVLATKQGRVKKSRLTDYESARSAGLIAINLNEGDALIGASLVDEGDDILLTSEQGQAIRFTADDDQLRPMGRATAGVKGMRFRDDDQLLSMSVVHDGEYLLVATSGGYGKRTAIEEYTPQGRGGLGVMTFKYTPKRGKLIGAISVDEEDEIFAITSAGGVIRTEVGQIRPSSRATMGVRLVNLSDDVELLAIDRNVEDDGEEDAQAVAKGEKSVEDVQQEHLKVADSKNAADSEE, encoded by the coding sequence ATGAGTGACCAAAATGACGATCTCTTTGATCGTATTCAACCGATTGATATCAACGAGGAGATGGAGTCGAGTTACATCGACTACGCCATGTCCGTCATCGTCGGCCGTGCTCTGCCAGAGGTACGCGACGGCCTGAAGCCGGTGCACCGCCGCATCCTGTACGCGATGTTCGACTCCGGCTACCGCCCCGAGCGCGGCTACGTGAAGTCCGCTCGCCCGGTCTCGGACACCATGGGTCAATTCCACCCGCACGGTGACTCCGCAATCTATGACACGTTGGTGCGCTTGGCGCAGTCCTGGAACATGCGCTACCCGCTGGTCGACGGCCAGGGTAACTTCGGTTCCCGCGGCAACGACGGCCCAGCGGCAATGCGTTACACCGAGTGCCGCATGACCCCGCTGGCCATGGAGATGGTCCGTGACATTCGCGAAAACACCGTTGATTTCTCCCCGAACTACGACGGTAAGACCCAGGAACCGGACATCCTGCCTTCCCGCGTTCCGAACCTGCTGATGAACGGCTCCGGCGGTATCGCCGTCGGCATGGCCACGAACATCCCGCCGCACAACCTCAACGAGCTGGCTGAGGCTATCTTCTGGCTGCTGGATAACCCAGAGGCTTCCGACGAAGAGGCGCTGGCAGCCTGCATGGAACGCGTGAAGGGTCCGGACTTCCCAACCGCCGGCCTCATCGTTGGTGACCAGGGCATCAAGGATGCTTACACCACCGGCCGCGGCTCTATCCGTATGCGCGGTGTGACCTCCATCGAGGAGTCTGGCTCCCGCCAGACCATCGTCATTACCGAGCTGCCGTACCAGGTTAACCCGGATAACATGATCTCCAACATCGCGGAGTCCGTGGCCAATGGCAAGATCGCCGGTATCTCCAAGATTGAGGACGAGTCCTCCGACCGAGTTGGCATGCGCATCGTGGTCACCCTGAAGCGCGATGCCGTCGCTCGCGTCGTGCTCAACAACCTCTACAAGCACTCCCAGCTGCAGACCTCCTTCGGCGCCAATATGCTCTCCATCGTCGATGGCGTGCCGCGCACCCTGCGCCTGGACCAGATGCTGCGCTACTACGTTGCGCACCAGATCGAGGTCATCGTTCGCCGTACCCAGTACCGCCTGGATGAGGCCGAAAAGCGCGCCCACATCCTGCGTGGTTTGGTCAAGGCCCTCGATATGCTCGACGAGGTCATCGCGCTTATCCGCCGTTCCCCAACGGTCGACGAAGCGCGAGAAGGGTTGAAGGAGCTTCTCGACGTCGATGATGTACAGGCAGACGCCATCCTCGCGATGCAGCTGCGTAAGCTGGCAGCCCTGGAGCGCCAGAAGATCATTGACGAGTTGGCTGAGATCGAAGAGATCATTGCTGACCTCAAGGACATCCTCGCCCGCGAGGAACGCCAGCGTCAGATTGTCCACGACGAGCTCGCTGAGATCGTTGAAAAGTACGGCGATGAGCGCCGTACCCAGATCGTGGCCGCTTCTGGCGACGTCACCGACGAGGATCTTATCGCCCGCGAGAACGTGGTCGTCACGATCACCTCCACTGGCTACGCAAAGCGCACCAAGGTTGATGCCTACAAGGCGCAGAAGCGCGGCGGCAAGGGCGTGCGCGGTGCGGAACTCAAGCAGGACGACATCGTCAAGAACTTCTTTGTCTGTTCCACACACGACTGGATCCTCTTCTTCACCAACTTTGGCCGTGTTTACCGCCTCAAGGCTTATGAGCTGCCGGAGGCAGGCCGTACCGCACGTGGTCAGCACGTGGCTAACCTGCTGGAGTTCCAGCCGGAGGAGAAGATCGCACAGGTCATTCAGATTCAGTCCTACGAGGACGCTCCTTACCTCGTCTTGGCCACCAAGCAGGGCCGCGTCAAAAAGTCCCGCCTCACCGATTACGAGTCCGCACGTTCTGCCGGTCTAATCGCCATCAACCTCAACGAGGGTGATGCGCTCATCGGCGCGTCCCTCGTCGACGAAGGCGATGACATCCTGCTGACCTCTGAGCAGGGCCAGGCCATCCGCTTCACCGCTGACGACGACCAGCTGCGCCCGATGGGCCGTGCTACCGCCGGTGTGAAGGGCATGCGCTTCCGCGACGATGACCAGCTTTTGTCCATGTCCGTGGTTCACGATGGCGAGTACCTGCTGGTTGCCACCTCCGGCGGCTACGGCAAGCGCACCGCTATCGAGGAGTACACGCCACAGGGCCGCGGTGGCTTGGGCGTTATGACCTTCAAGTACACCCCGAAGCGCGGCAAGCTCATCGGCGCTATCTCCGTCGATGAGGAAGACGAGATCTTCGCTATCACCTCCGCTGGGGGCGTCATCCGCACCGAGGTAGGCCAGATTCGTCCTTCCTCCCGCGCCACCATGGGCGTGCGCCTGGTCAACCTCTCCGACGACGTCGAATTGCTTGCAATCGACCGCAACGTTGAGGACGATGGTGAGGAAGACGCTCAGGCTGTGGCCAAGGGCGAGAAATCCGTTGAGGACGTTCAGCAGGAACACCTCAAGGTTGCGGATTCCAAGAACGCAGCAGATAGCGAGGAGTAA
- a CDS encoding DUF6918 family protein: MSNLSQLLEEPTRTSVVTALVSLVDNTVSEQSGITGMAIKGAVAAAKKVDADIVSKGINRALPDLLGEMESYWQEFETSPQEDFGTYLAGNDKEVADSILGVADRNADQVNNPALVKTYNSLRSKIAKIIEPQIPELARILQKHM; this comes from the coding sequence ATGTCTAATCTTTCCCAGCTCCTGGAAGAGCCAACCCGCACCAGCGTTGTCACCGCGCTTGTTTCCTTGGTCGATAACACTGTCTCCGAACAATCCGGCATCACCGGCATGGCCATCAAGGGCGCGGTGGCCGCGGCGAAGAAGGTCGACGCCGACATCGTCTCAAAAGGGATCAACCGCGCCCTGCCGGATCTCCTCGGCGAGATGGAATCCTACTGGCAGGAGTTCGAGACCTCCCCGCAGGAGGATTTCGGCACCTACCTGGCCGGAAACGACAAAGAGGTGGCAGATTCCATCTTGGGTGTGGCTGATCGTAATGCAGACCAGGTAAATAATCCGGCGCTGGTGAAGACCTATAACTCCCTACGCAGCAAGATCGCCAAAATTATTGAGCCCCAGATTCCGGAGCTCGCGCGCATTTTGCAAAAGCATATGTAA
- a CDS encoding DUF3566 domain-containing protein produces the protein MARRDVTLTRISPISAFRVGLAMSLVGLIAWLLAVCLLYFGLDQAGIWDSLNSLVGGVGGAFEVTFGVVLSISALFGAIVAVFNMLLAPLLAVLYNAIVDVFGGFKLGIQSGHG, from the coding sequence ATGGCAAGACGAGACGTAACCCTTACGCGGATCTCACCGATTTCGGCCTTCCGCGTGGGCTTGGCGATGTCCCTCGTCGGGCTTATCGCATGGCTGCTTGCTGTGTGCCTGCTTTACTTCGGCCTCGATCAGGCGGGAATCTGGGATTCCCTCAACAGCCTAGTCGGCGGAGTGGGCGGCGCCTTCGAAGTGACCTTCGGTGTGGTCTTGTCTATCTCTGCTCTCTTCGGCGCAATCGTGGCGGTGTTCAACATGCTGCTAGCGCCGCTGCTCGCGGTACTTTATAACGCCATCGTGGACGTCTTCGGTGGTTTCAAGCTGGGTATCCAGTCTGGTCATGGCTAA
- a CDS encoding polysaccharide deacetylase family protein translates to MRRLAAATAALLLTAALPVSAHAAPASPFPVPNLPQMQLPNLQQEAEKLNNDFLNSLPPELGSSKPAPQKRTPSPAPAPTQKSDCSNCVAITYDDGPSTLTNQLLDTLREKHAHASFMVLAPNATAHPELLRRMQAEGHTIGNHTNTHRELNKLAAGDIDGEIKAGAGAIKAATGQSPRWLRPPYGATNGTVDAAAKANGQAEAMWSVDTLDWKDRNSEHVCSAAVSGAQPGGIILMHDIHATTVNAASCVIDGLRAKGLEPVSLDTLVPNPQPGKQYYSRG, encoded by the coding sequence ATGCGCCGCCTCGCTGCCGCTACCGCTGCACTCTTACTTACCGCCGCACTTCCAGTCTCAGCCCACGCAGCGCCGGCATCGCCCTTCCCGGTCCCCAACTTGCCGCAGATGCAGCTGCCGAACCTCCAGCAAGAAGCCGAGAAACTCAATAACGACTTCCTAAACTCCTTGCCACCAGAGCTCGGTTCTTCGAAACCTGCGCCGCAAAAGCGCACCCCAAGCCCAGCACCTGCACCGACGCAAAAGTCTGACTGCTCCAACTGCGTCGCCATCACCTACGACGACGGCCCCAGCACCCTAACCAACCAGCTGCTCGACACCTTGCGCGAAAAACACGCACACGCCAGCTTCATGGTGCTCGCCCCTAACGCCACAGCCCACCCAGAGCTGCTGCGCCGCATGCAGGCAGAGGGGCATACCATCGGCAACCACACCAACACGCACCGCGAACTGAACAAGCTCGCCGCCGGCGACATAGACGGGGAAATCAAGGCGGGTGCCGGCGCCATCAAGGCAGCAACCGGCCAGAGCCCTCGTTGGCTACGCCCACCGTACGGCGCCACAAACGGCACTGTCGACGCCGCGGCCAAAGCCAACGGCCAAGCCGAGGCCATGTGGTCCGTGGACACGCTGGACTGGAAGGACCGCAACTCCGAGCACGTATGCAGCGCTGCAGTCAGCGGCGCGCAGCCGGGCGGCATCATCCTCATGCACGATATCCACGCCACCACGGTTAATGCTGCCAGCTGCGTCATCGACGGCCTGCGCGCCAAGGGCCTCGAGCCGGTCAGCCTCGATACCCTTGTCCCCAACCCACAGCCGGGCAAGCAGTACTACTCTCGGGGCTAA
- a CDS encoding GNAT family N-acetyltransferase: MPDFELRHLTEADRTYLARLNFLTDTFGDEHKELTPQFEADFDYYLRGWNPSRGGFIAWSGAIPAGGVWLNWGTKDRHGYGHVAEGIPEFALAVEPRFRGQGVGTLLLDAATNLAREKGAPGVSLSVAIANERAHRLYLHLGFEPVDEAEGHIVLVKRFKPTQS; this comes from the coding sequence ATGCCTGATTTCGAACTGCGCCATCTCACCGAAGCAGACCGTACTTACTTGGCACGACTAAACTTCCTCACTGACACTTTCGGCGATGAGCACAAAGAACTCACCCCGCAATTCGAGGCCGACTTTGATTACTATCTGCGCGGCTGGAATCCTTCTCGCGGCGGGTTCATTGCTTGGTCAGGAGCCATTCCGGCCGGTGGAGTCTGGCTGAACTGGGGAACTAAGGATCGCCATGGGTACGGCCACGTCGCCGAAGGAATCCCTGAGTTCGCACTCGCCGTCGAGCCGCGCTTCCGCGGCCAGGGCGTGGGTACACTGCTTCTCGACGCCGCCACCAACCTCGCCCGCGAGAAAGGAGCCCCTGGTGTCTCCCTCTCGGTAGCGATAGCAAACGAACGCGCCCATCGCCTCTACCTGCACTTAGGCTTCGAGCCCGTCGATGAGGCGGAAGGCCACATTGTGTTGGTGAAACGCTTCAAGCCGACGCAAAGCTGA